In Tenacibaculum pacificus, a single window of DNA contains:
- a CDS encoding alkaline phosphatase D family protein codes for MATNIKRRNFIKNTLLASGGILFAANFISCNNDDPITNPIPTNLSEENFNEGVASFDPTNSQVIIWTRYTTNKPSASIVWQVSKDKEFKDIVRESTVITDASRDYTLAVEVKDLTENQKLYYRFINIEDKTTSVIGETLTFGAKTTDVKLAVTSCANYAYGYFNVYEAINKSEAEIVIHLGDYIYEYGENTYGSFRTPNPKGELISLDDYRTRYRQYRSDSKLKDLHQKKPFICIWDDHEVANDSYKGGAENHQENEGSYTARKNSALQAYSEYLPNTTNIADNEIIYRNLKIGNLADLILLDTRIIGRDKQLEYANFYTSKGEFDVASFQKEWLNPNRTMLGTTQKTWFTNQIALSNSSWQIIGQQVLMGKMLMPAELLPILARVSAEAAAGGASAETFGIFQKAITELVIIKTRFLKKDPSLTPQEIARIKTVLPYNLDAWDGYFMEREALLASFKNKKVVVLAGDTHNAWQSDLTNVSGEKVGVELATSSVSSPGLEKYLGAGALQLEKALQLLVDDLKYSDFSKRGFMELQINQASVVSNWNYVNTVTNETYTTEIGHSVTV; via the coding sequence ATGGCAACAAATATTAAAAGGAGAAATTTTATAAAAAATACTCTTTTAGCAAGTGGAGGAATACTTTTTGCAGCAAACTTTATAAGCTGTAATAATGATGACCCTATAACAAACCCAATTCCTACTAATTTATCCGAAGAAAACTTTAATGAAGGTGTTGCAAGTTTCGATCCTACAAATTCTCAAGTAATTATTTGGACACGTTATACAACCAATAAACCATCTGCTTCAATAGTTTGGCAAGTATCAAAAGACAAAGAATTTAAAGATATTGTACGTGAATCGACAGTGATAACCGATGCTTCTCGTGATTATACATTAGCTGTTGAGGTAAAAGATTTAACCGAAAATCAAAAATTATATTACCGTTTTATCAATATTGAAGACAAAACAACTTCTGTAATAGGAGAAACTTTAACTTTTGGAGCTAAAACTACCGATGTAAAATTAGCCGTAACTTCTTGTGCAAATTATGCTTACGGATATTTTAATGTTTATGAAGCAATCAACAAATCGGAAGCCGAAATTGTAATTCATTTGGGCGATTATATTTATGAATATGGCGAAAATACTTATGGCTCATTTAGAACGCCAAATCCAAAAGGTGAACTAATTTCTTTAGACGATTACAGAACTCGTTACCGTCAATATCGTTCAGATAGCAAGCTAAAAGATTTACACCAAAAGAAACCATTTATTTGTATTTGGGACGACCACGAAGTAGCAAACGATTCGTATAAAGGTGGTGCTGAAAATCATCAAGAAAACGAAGGAAGTTATACCGCTAGAAAAAATAGTGCTCTACAAGCATACAGCGAATATTTACCAAATACGACGAATATCGCGGATAATGAAATTATCTACAGAAATTTAAAAATAGGAAATTTAGCCGATTTAATTTTATTAGATACCCGAATTATAGGGCGTGACAAACAATTAGAATACGCTAATTTTTACACCTCAAAAGGAGAATTTGACGTTGCTTCTTTTCAAAAAGAATGGCTAAATCCTAACAGAACCATGTTAGGAACGACTCAAAAAACGTGGTTTACAAATCAAATAGCATTATCAAATTCGAGTTGGCAAATTATAGGGCAACAAGTTTTAATGGGTAAAATGCTAATGCCTGCTGAATTGTTACCAATTTTAGCCCGTGTTTCGGCAGAAGCAGCAGCTGGAGGAGCATCGGCAGAGACTTTTGGTATTTTTCAGAAAGCTATTACCGAATTGGTGATTATCAAAACAAGATTTTTGAAAAAAGACCCAAGTTTAACCCCGCAAGAAATAGCTAGAATAAAAACCGTTTTACCTTATAATTTAGACGCTTGGGACGGTTACTTTATGGAAAGAGAAGCGCTTTTAGCAAGCTTTAAAAATAAAAAAGTAGTTGTTTTAGCAGGCGATACTCATAATGCTTGGCAAAGTGATTTAACCAATGTAAGCGGTGAAAAAGTAGGCGTAGAATTGGCAACAAGCTCGGTATCATCACCAGGTTTAGAAAAATATTTAGGTGCAGGAGCATTACAATTAGAAAAGGCATTACAGCTTTTAGTAGATGATTTAAAGTATAGCGATTTTTCGAAAAGAGGCTTTATGGAATTGCAAATAAATCAAGCATCTGTAGTTTCAAATTGGAATTATGTAAATACTGTAACCAACGAAACCTACACCACAGAAATAGGGCATAGTGTAACGGTTTAA
- a CDS encoding MerR family transcriptional regulator, giving the protein MHVELPEKRYYKIGEVSKAFGVNVSLIRFWEQEFDVIKPKKNAKGNRLFTKEDIDNFKLIFNLVKERGFTLEGAKQKLKINPTDVINNHEIISRLEAIKATLQKIKNQL; this is encoded by the coding sequence ATGCATGTAGAATTACCTGAAAAGAGATATTATAAAATTGGAGAAGTTTCTAAAGCTTTTGGTGTTAATGTATCATTAATAAGATTTTGGGAACAAGAATTTGATGTGATTAAACCTAAAAAAAATGCTAAAGGAAATAGGTTATTTACTAAAGAAGATATTGATAATTTTAAATTAATTTTTAACTTAGTAAAAGAAAGAGGTTTTACTTTAGAAGGTGCAAAACAAAAATTAAAGATAAACCCAACCGATGTTATAAATAATCACGAAATTATTAGTAGATTAGAAGCTATAAAAGCAACTTTACAAAAAATTAAAAATCAATTATAA
- a CDS encoding M23 family metallopeptidase, translating into MAKVKYHYDPETLSYRKVESKKSETYKKSFLIIVSALLIAFFGFIGFSQFLMSPNERSQKRELENFKLHAELMSKELGMLSERLSELQERDDNIYRTYFEASPIPEEQRTAGFGGVNRYKHLEGFKNTAMITNVTKEIEILSKQMVVQSKSLDEIVTLAKEKEKMLASIPAIQPVKNQDLKRMASGYGMRLHPILKSWRMHNGMDFTAPTGAPIFASGNGRIKKAHRSATFGNVVYIDHGYGYETVYAHMSKIKAKQGQKVKRGDVIGYVGNTGRSAAAHLHYEVHKNGRPVNPIYYYYGDLTPEEFIAMQKASQQKGQSYD; encoded by the coding sequence ATGGCGAAAGTAAAATATCATTACGATCCTGAAACGTTATCATATAGGAAAGTAGAGTCTAAAAAAAGCGAAACTTACAAGAAATCTTTCTTGATAATTGTTAGTGCTTTATTAATCGCTTTTTTTGGTTTTATTGGATTCAGTCAGTTTTTAATGTCACCTAATGAAAGATCTCAAAAACGAGAACTTGAAAATTTTAAGTTGCATGCAGAGTTGATGTCTAAAGAATTAGGAATGTTATCTGAACGTTTATCAGAATTACAAGAAAGAGATGATAATATTTATAGAACTTATTTTGAAGCAAGTCCGATACCAGAAGAACAGCGTACTGCTGGTTTTGGTGGTGTAAATAGATATAAACATTTAGAAGGTTTTAAAAATACGGCAATGATTACCAACGTTACCAAAGAAATAGAAATTTTATCTAAACAAATGGTAGTGCAATCAAAATCATTAGATGAAATTGTTACTTTGGCTAAAGAAAAAGAAAAAATGTTAGCTTCAATACCTGCAATTCAACCTGTAAAAAATCAAGATTTAAAAAGAATGGCTTCGGGTTATGGTATGCGATTACATCCTATTTTAAAATCGTGGAGAATGCATAACGGAATGGATTTTACAGCGCCAACAGGTGCACCTATTTTTGCATCAGGAAATGGAAGGATAAAAAAAGCACATCGTAGTGCTACTTTTGGTAATGTAGTTTATATAGATCATGGTTACGGGTATGAAACAGTTTATGCACATATGAGTAAAATAAAAGCTAAACAAGGACAAAAAGTAAAAAGAGGAGATGTAATTGGTTATGTAGGAAATACAGGTCGTTCGGCTGCTGCTCATTTACATTATGAAGTACATAAAAACGGTAGACCAGTAAATCCTATTTATTATTATTATGGAGATTTAACACCCGAAGAATTTATAGCAATGCAAAAGGCATCACAACAAAAAGGACAATCATACGATTAA
- a CDS encoding LemA family protein gives MKKFIPIIIVAVIALGLYNWGVGFQNTAVEYQENAKTTWSNVESSYQRRNDLIGNLVKTVQGAADFEKSTLVDVIQARAKATSVNINAGDLTPENMAQFQKAQAGLSGALSKLLVSVERYPDIKANKNFLELQSQLEGTENRINVARDRFNESVNIYNKLIKKFPGSLLAGLFNFDEMNRYKSDAGSENAPNINFNFK, from the coding sequence ATGAAAAAATTTATACCTATAATTATAGTAGCAGTAATTGCTTTAGGGTTATACAATTGGGGAGTAGGTTTTCAAAATACAGCAGTAGAGTATCAAGAAAATGCTAAAACAACTTGGTCTAATGTCGAAAGTTCATATCAACGTAGAAATGATTTAATAGGAAACCTTGTAAAAACTGTACAAGGAGCTGCAGATTTTGAAAAAAGTACCTTAGTAGATGTTATTCAAGCAAGAGCTAAAGCAACTTCTGTAAATATCAATGCAGGAGATTTAACGCCTGAAAACATGGCACAATTCCAAAAAGCACAAGCTGGTTTAAGTGGAGCTTTATCTAAATTATTAGTGTCTGTTGAACGTTACCCTGATATTAAAGCAAATAAGAATTTTTTAGAATTACAAAGTCAATTAGAAGGAACTGAAAATAGAATTAATGTAGCGCGTGACCGTTTTAACGAAAGTGTAAATATTTATAATAAATTAATTAAAAAATTTCCAGGATCATTATTAGCTGGTCTTTTTAATTTTGATGAAATGAATCGTTACAAATCGGATGCTGGTTCAGAAAACGCGCCAAACATCAATTTTAATTTTAAATAA
- a CDS encoding TPM domain-containing protein — protein sequence MIQKKTLNIALFFSFTFLLLSIQTVFSQGFKIPEKPAFETSVYDYVGLLSRAQKSRLESKLIKYSDTTSTQIVVAIIKSTEGENINYLAANWGEKWGFGQAKEDNGVFVLLAREDRRISIQAGKGTEHLLTDFASKRIIERNIIPAFKQGDYYAGLDKGSDAIFKTLNGEYQGTRKKETEGFSFPPILFIIIIIIFFIIIFRGNKNNRGGGSRSRKGDITGSILETIILTNSGRGSFGGGSFGGSSSGGFGSGGFGGGFGGGSFGGGGASGGW from the coding sequence ATGATTCAAAAAAAAACATTAAACATAGCCTTATTTTTTAGTTTTACTTTTTTACTTTTAAGTATTCAAACTGTTTTTTCTCAAGGATTTAAAATTCCAGAAAAACCAGCTTTTGAAACTAGTGTTTACGATTATGTAGGATTACTTTCTCGTGCACAAAAATCTCGTTTAGAAAGTAAGTTAATTAAATATTCAGATACTACTTCTACTCAAATAGTCGTTGCGATAATCAAATCCACCGAAGGTGAAAATATTAATTATTTAGCCGCTAATTGGGGTGAAAAATGGGGGTTTGGGCAGGCAAAAGAAGATAATGGTGTCTTTGTTTTATTAGCAAGAGAAGATCGTAGAATATCTATTCAAGCAGGTAAAGGAACTGAGCATTTATTAACCGATTTTGCATCTAAAAGAATTATCGAAAGAAATATTATTCCAGCTTTTAAACAAGGTGATTATTATGCAGGTTTAGATAAAGGTTCAGATGCTATTTTTAAAACGTTAAATGGCGAATATCAAGGTACTCGAAAAAAAGAAACTGAAGGATTTAGCTTTCCACCAATCTTATTTATTATCATTATAATTATTTTTTTTATTATCATATTTAGAGGTAATAAAAATAATAGAGGTGGAGGAAGTCGTTCAAGAAAAGGAGATATTACAGGTAGTATTTTAGAAACAATAATTTTAACTAATTCAGGTCGTGGTAGCTTTGGAGGTGGAAGTTTTGGAGGTTCATCAAGTGGTGGATTTGGAAGCGGAGGTTTCGGAGGAGGCTTTGGTGGTGGTAGTTTTGGAGGTGGAGGAGCTTCTGGAGGTTGGTAG
- a CDS encoding NHL repeat-containing protein: MKRIMMCLAFISLISCENFGGLKVLVNLPKKLEEVSGIEQIKHSKLLWMLNDSGNKAIIYGVNTDGKIIREVAVNAKNNDWEDIASDEKGNLYIADFGNNDNKRKNLKILKINHQDLLEKDIVDVEKIKFSYASQNNFPPKKKKRFFDAESLLYKNGFLYIFTKSRVKNSYGTTTLYKVPAKKGNHIAKRISTFETCNALPCWITASAISSDGKKIALLNSQSVFILTDFNDDDFFSGNIKEFSLGHISQKESVTFKDNNTLYIADEKAHGKGGKLYEFSLK, encoded by the coding sequence ATGAAAAGAATAATGATGTGTCTTGCTTTTATTTCACTAATTAGTTGTGAAAATTTTGGCGGATTAAAAGTACTTGTTAATTTACCAAAAAAATTAGAAGAAGTTTCAGGAATTGAACAAATAAAACATTCAAAATTACTTTGGATGCTTAATGATAGCGGAAATAAAGCAATTATTTATGGTGTTAATACCGATGGTAAAATTATCCGTGAAGTTGCTGTAAATGCTAAAAATAATGATTGGGAAGATATCGCATCCGATGAAAAAGGAAACTTATATATTGCCGATTTTGGAAATAACGATAATAAACGTAAAAATTTAAAAATCCTTAAAATAAATCATCAAGATTTATTAGAAAAAGATATTGTTGATGTAGAAAAAATTAAGTTTTCGTATGCTTCGCAAAATAATTTTCCTCCTAAAAAGAAAAAGCGTTTTTTTGATGCCGAAAGTTTACTATATAAAAACGGATTTTTATATATTTTCACTAAAAGTAGAGTTAAAAATAGTTACGGAACAACAACATTATATAAAGTTCCTGCTAAAAAAGGGAATCATATAGCAAAGCGTATTTCAACTTTTGAAACTTGTAACGCTTTACCTTGTTGGATTACAGCATCAGCAATATCTTCTGATGGAAAAAAAATAGCCTTATTAAATAGTCAATCGGTTTTTATATTGACTGATTTTAATGATGATGATTTTTTCTCTGGAAATATTAAAGAATTTTCATTAGGGCATATATCTCAAAAAGAAAGTGTCACTTTTAAAGATAATAATACCCTTTATATTGCTGATGAAAAAGCACATGGAAAAGGAGGAAAGTTATATGAGTTTTCGCTTAAATAA
- a CDS encoding DUF4249 domain-containing protein: protein MKSPYILFIIFISIFTFFGCSKTIPLDDIYEPHVIIRGGITQDNVVYVDIQQTVPVDVITKKPINTAKVSLYTKGENILDTKIADLLILDEKDGKYAIENQFNPIVGNYYWLTIILEDGTILESIPELFKAKVEIKEITQEDENTRVTFKDFLGDQKDFYLITYKFYNEQGDFVFTDFYIENDVFFEEGEDASSEIEYTSKSVEVEISSISFNNYNFFKSYLTQIETQDVEDGDFFSQLFSGPPANLEGNIVNKKTGRKELGFFGLFNPTIKKQDF, encoded by the coding sequence ATGAAATCACCATATATATTATTCATAATTTTTATAAGCATATTTACTTTTTTCGGTTGTTCAAAAACCATTCCGTTAGATGATATATACGAACCTCATGTAATAATAAGAGGAGGAATAACACAAGATAATGTTGTTTATGTCGATATACAACAAACTGTTCCTGTAGATGTAATAACTAAGAAACCTATTAATACCGCAAAAGTATCTTTGTATACTAAAGGAGAAAATATTTTAGATACAAAAATAGCTGATTTATTAATTTTAGATGAAAAAGATGGAAAGTATGCTATCGAAAATCAGTTTAATCCAATTGTAGGAAATTATTATTGGCTAACAATAATTTTAGAAGATGGTACTATTTTAGAATCAATTCCTGAATTATTTAAAGCGAAAGTTGAAATAAAGGAAATTACACAAGAAGATGAAAATACACGTGTAACTTTTAAAGATTTTTTAGGAGATCAAAAAGATTTTTACTTAATAACTTATAAGTTTTATAATGAACAAGGTGATTTTGTTTTTACTGATTTTTATATAGAAAATGATGTCTTTTTTGAAGAAGGTGAAGATGCTTCTTCAGAAATAGAGTATACTTCAAAAAGTGTAGAAGTTGAAATATCAAGCATAAGTTTTAATAATTATAATTTTTTTAAAAGTTATTTAACTCAAATAGAAACACAAGATGTTGAAGATGGAGATTTCTTTTCGCAATTATTTTCTGGTCCACCCGCTAATTTAGAAGGTAATATTGTAAATAAAAAGACTGGAAGAAAGGAGTTAGGTTTTTTTGGATTATTTAATCCAACTATTAAAAAACAAGATTTTTAA
- a CDS encoding TPM domain-containing protein — protein MSKVESFLTIQEEQEIISAIQIAEKNTSGEIRVHIEASTNKDVFERVLEVFQLLKMVDTKARNSVLIYIAVNDKKFVIYGDDGIHKVVPENFWDTTKNAMQVHFIKGNFKQAIVTGILKAGEELKAHFPWQIDDENELSNEISKG, from the coding sequence ATGTCTAAAGTAGAAAGTTTTCTTACTATTCAAGAAGAACAAGAAATTATTTCTGCTATTCAAATTGCAGAGAAAAACACTTCTGGTGAAATTAGAGTTCATATAGAAGCATCTACTAATAAAGATGTTTTTGAACGAGTATTAGAAGTGTTTCAACTGCTAAAAATGGTTGATACCAAAGCTAGAAATTCCGTATTAATTTATATAGCTGTAAATGATAAAAAATTTGTTATTTATGGAGACGATGGTATTCATAAAGTAGTACCTGAAAATTTTTGGGATACTACAAAAAATGCAATGCAAGTTCATTTTATAAAAGGAAATTTTAAACAAGCAATTGTTACAGGTATTTTAAAAGCAGGAGAAGAATTAAAAGCTCATTTTCCTTGGCAAATTGATGATGAAAATGAATTGTCGAATGAAATATCTAAAGGATGA
- a CDS encoding TonB-dependent receptor: MKNKQFITQLGLKNVSKKHSFLMKLTLSIFLFCCLQIAATNTFSQKNVTLNYENTTLEAILNQIEKQTNYNFVFNNDEVNIQQKFNINVVNKNVNKAIELLFKNTLIKHQIKNELIILSKDKETYQKNILKNQQLKYTISGTVKDATTGETLLGANVVIKDALKGTITNEYGFYSMTILKGIYVLEISYVGYKSKEIKINLNSNIKKNFELTLSENALEEVVVNSTNKSQSQVKTILTGVSSIKTAEIKKLPAFFGEPDITRVILTQPGVSSVGEGASGFNVRGGNIDQNLLLLDEAPLYNSSHLWGLFSAINADALKDLKFYKGGIPARFGGRASSVLDMRQKEGSSKVFKGEGGLGLLFSRLTLEGPIKKDKLSFLVSGRRTYFDLFFPLAGDDLKNQKMYFYDLNTKLSWNINDNNKLYLSGYFGKDVMRFKGEEETEFDEETQTEKTEPAGKIDFSWNNATTSLRWNHVFSNKLFMNLSTIYSSYKYSLAAENDGPSQTDSGSSFEWTSSVENYIFKPDFTYYLNLDTKMRFGINGTYYRFTPAKITNNEEGVKSVLDLSVEKGLEIAPYYEIEKKWDKLSVNLGARYSFFRNIGAYEVATYASGLPKTPSTITGQVKYKSGETIAKYGGFEPRLSLKYDVDDRKSLKIGYNKMYQYIHLMSNSSAALPFDVWKLSGKYVKPLEVNQYSFGFAFDSKNRNYNFSVEGYYKDFKNLVEYVNNADLFINKNIETQLLPAKGYAYGTEFSVHKTKGKLTGNLNYTYSVSKRKTVSEFSSENINNGEYFSSNYDKPHIFNATANYKFSDKWTMGTFFTFQSGRPTTLITGRGTYGENENQSIFTYSDRNAYRMKNTHRLDVSLTYTPESSLYSKWKGSWSFGVYNIYGRKNAFSNYYTFSNNENQNVGISKTLNKKQFSLFGAPIPFITYNFKF, translated from the coding sequence ATGAAAAACAAACAATTTATAACCCAATTAGGGTTAAAAAATGTATCAAAAAAACATTCGTTTTTAATGAAACTCACCTTATCAATTTTTTTATTTTGTTGCTTACAAATAGCAGCAACTAATACTTTTTCTCAAAAAAATGTAACACTAAACTATGAAAATACAACTTTAGAAGCTATTTTAAATCAAATAGAAAAACAAACTAATTATAACTTTGTTTTTAATAATGATGAAGTTAATATTCAACAAAAATTTAATATTAATGTAGTTAATAAAAATGTTAACAAAGCCATAGAGTTACTGTTTAAAAACACATTAATAAAGCATCAAATAAAAAATGAATTAATTATTTTATCTAAAGATAAAGAGACTTATCAAAAGAATATTTTAAAAAATCAGCAACTAAAATATACCATTAGTGGAACTGTAAAAGATGCTACAACTGGTGAAACATTATTAGGAGCAAATGTTGTAATAAAAGACGCTTTAAAAGGAACTATAACCAATGAATATGGTTTTTATTCGATGACAATTTTAAAAGGTATTTATGTTTTAGAGATTTCTTATGTAGGATATAAAAGCAAAGAAATTAAGATAAACTTAAATAGTAATATTAAGAAGAACTTTGAATTAACTTTAAGTGAAAATGCACTAGAAGAAGTTGTTGTAAACTCTACAAACAAAAGTCAAAGTCAGGTTAAAACAATTTTAACAGGAGTATCAAGCATAAAAACAGCTGAGATTAAAAAGCTTCCTGCATTTTTTGGTGAGCCAGATATAACTAGAGTTATTTTAACACAACCAGGAGTTAGCTCGGTAGGAGAAGGCGCTAGTGGGTTTAATGTTAGAGGAGGTAATATTGATCAGAATTTATTATTGTTAGATGAAGCACCATTGTATAACTCGTCTCATTTATGGGGGCTTTTTTCGGCAATTAATGCCGATGCATTGAAAGATTTAAAGTTTTATAAAGGAGGTATTCCTGCACGTTTTGGTGGTAGAGCTTCTTCTGTATTAGATATGAGACAGAAAGAAGGTAGTTCTAAAGTTTTTAAAGGAGAAGGAGGTTTAGGATTATTATTTTCAAGATTAACCTTAGAAGGACCTATAAAAAAAGATAAACTTAGTTTCTTAGTCTCTGGACGTAGAACTTATTTTGATTTGTTTTTTCCGTTAGCAGGAGATGATTTAAAAAATCAAAAAATGTATTTTTATGATTTAAACACAAAACTATCTTGGAATATAAATGATAATAATAAATTATACTTATCAGGATATTTTGGTAAAGATGTAATGAGGTTTAAAGGAGAAGAAGAAACAGAATTTGATGAAGAAACACAAACAGAAAAAACTGAACCAGCAGGTAAAATAGATTTTTCATGGAATAATGCTACTACAAGCTTACGTTGGAATCATGTGTTTTCTAATAAATTATTTATGAATTTATCAACCATTTATAGTTCATATAAATATTCGTTAGCTGCTGAAAATGATGGTCCTTCACAAACAGATTCAGGCAGTTCATTTGAGTGGACATCATCTGTAGAAAACTATATCTTTAAACCAGATTTTACGTATTATTTGAATTTAGATACAAAGATGAGGTTTGGTATCAATGGAACTTATTATAGGTTTACACCAGCAAAAATAACCAATAATGAAGAAGGAGTTAAGAGTGTTTTAGATTTATCAGTAGAAAAAGGTTTAGAGATAGCTCCATATTATGAAATAGAAAAAAAATGGGATAAATTATCAGTCAATTTAGGAGCTCGTTATTCTTTTTTTAGAAATATAGGAGCTTATGAAGTGGCAACTTACGCATCGGGTTTACCTAAAACACCAAGTACAATAACAGGACAGGTTAAATATAAAAGTGGAGAAACTATAGCAAAATATGGTGGTTTTGAACCTCGTTTATCTTTAAAATATGATGTTGATGATCGAAAATCTTTAAAAATCGGATATAATAAAATGTATCAGTATATACATTTAATGAGTAACAGTAGTGCTGCATTACCTTTTGATGTTTGGAAACTTTCAGGAAAATATGTTAAGCCTTTAGAGGTAAATCAATATTCTTTTGGGTTTGCTTTTGATAGTAAAAATAGAAATTATAATTTTTCTGTAGAAGGATATTATAAAGATTTTAAAAACTTGGTAGAGTATGTAAATAATGCCGATTTGTTTATCAATAAAAATATTGAAACACAATTACTTCCTGCAAAAGGATATGCTTATGGAACAGAATTTTCCGTACATAAAACTAAAGGGAAATTGACGGGTAATTTAAATTATACGTACTCGGTTTCTAAAAGAAAAACTGTCAGTGAATTTTCATCAGAAAATATAAATAATGGCGAATATTTTTCATCAAATTATGATAAGCCTCACATATTTAATGCAACTGCTAATTATAAATTTAGTGATAAATGGACTATGGGAACTTTTTTTACTTTCCAATCAGGAAGACCAACTACATTAATAACAGGAAGAGGTACTTATGGTGAAAATGAAAATCAATCTATTTTTACATATTCTGATAGAAATGCATACCGAATGAAAAATACACATCGATTAGATGTTTCATTAACATATACGCCAGAATCTAGTTTATATTCAAAATGGAAAGGAAGTTGGAGTTTTGGAGTTTATAATATTTATGGAAGAAAAAATGCTTTTTCTAATTATTATACTTTCTCTAATAATGAAAATCAAAATGTAGGGATATCTAAAACATTAAACAAGAAACAGTTTTCGTTGTTTGGAGCTCCAATACCATTTATTACGTATAATTTTAAATTTTAA
- a CDS encoding DUF423 domain-containing protein, whose amino-acid sequence MITQQIVLISGALFGGLSIIFGAFGAHALKKILSEEQLNSFETGVKYQMYHAIVLLFIGSYFPTPNQFMSWAFFIGIILFSFSIYGLVLSSAKGKKMKFLGPITPLGGLLLVIGWTLLLFSFI is encoded by the coding sequence ATGATTACACAACAAATAGTATTAATATCAGGAGCTTTATTTGGAGGCTTATCGATAATTTTTGGTGCTTTTGGCGCACATGCTTTAAAGAAAATTTTATCAGAAGAACAATTAAACTCGTTTGAAACAGGCGTAAAATATCAAATGTATCATGCCATTGTTTTATTGTTTATAGGAAGTTATTTCCCTACTCCAAATCAATTTATGAGTTGGGCTTTTTTTATAGGAATTATTCTATTTTCTTTTAGCATTTACGGATTAGTTTTATCCTCTGCAAAAGGAAAAAAAATGAAATTCTTAGGACCAATAACGCCTTTAGGTGGTTTATTATTAGTTATCGGATGGACATTATTATTGTTTTCCTTTATTTAA